The Lonchura striata isolate bLonStr1 chromosome 29, bLonStr1.mat, whole genome shotgun sequence genome window below encodes:
- the LOC110483666 gene encoding uncharacterized protein LOC110483666 — translation MSPLLFPRCPPGFWGHWGLLVCTGLYWSVPIAFPRLLGTLGVALADVTTAIGALGTLSERLGQAQHRLQVLVASGRLWWQREPEGTAGDSGKVAPQVTPEQVTGWHRGDTVGGSVPRLSPLCPPQATKGGDRTRPRPGTVSLAPLVTQLQALGATILRDTEDIGDPAVPAPLWAHR, via the exons ATGTCCCCATTGCTgttccccaggtgtcccccaggcttctggggacactgggggttactggtttgtactggtttgtactggtctGTCCCCATTGCtttccccaggctgctggggacactgggcgTGGCCCTGGCCGATGTCACCACGGCCATCGGGGCCCTGGGGACCCTCAGTGAGCGCCTGGGACAGGCCCAGCACCGACTGCAGG tgctggTGGCCTCGGGGCGGCTCTGGTGGCAGCGGGAGccggaggggacagcgggggacagCGG caAGGTGGCCCCGCAGGTGACACCGGAGCAAGTGACAGGGTGGCACCGAGGAGACACCGTGGGTggctctgtccccaggctgtcacCCTTGTGTCCCCCCCAGGCCACCAAGGGCGGGGACAGGACCCGGCCACGCCCAGGCACAG tgtcccTGGCCCCGCTGGTGACGCAGCTCCAGGCCCTCGGTGCCACCATCCTCAGAGACACTGAGGACATCGGGGACCCCGCGGTGCCAGCGCCCCTCTGGGCACACCGGTGA